GCCTGGGCACTCGTTAAAAAATCCGGGCGACGCTCGAAGCCCCTGAAACACCGATTACCGACGGGCTGCAGCCCTTTGTCACACCGTGTGTTTGGGCGCATTCGCCGCACTGCGCTACAATCCTGCGCCTTTGCTGCCAGTCGGCTTAAATTCATTGATATCGAGCCTGCGGAACATCCTGCTGCGCCGATCTGCATTGCGAGGTCACCGCCATGGTGCACAGCATGACCGCCTTCGCCCGCGTCGAAAAAGCCGGCGCCCAGGGCACCCTGAGCTGGGAGCTGCGCTCGGTCAACAGCCGCTATCTGGAGCCACATTTGCGTCTGCCAGAGTCGTTTCGCGACCTCGAAGGCGCGGTGCGTGAAGCGCTGCGTCAGGGCCTGTCGCGAGGCAAACTCGAATGCACCCTGCGGTTCACCGAAGAAAGCACCGGCAAAACCCTGCAAGTCGATCGCGAGCGCGCCGCGCAACTGGTCGCAGCAGCCGAGACCATTGCCGGCCTGATCAAGAATCCTGCCGCACTCAATCCCCTGGAAGTGCTGGCCTGGCCCGGTGTACTCGTGGGTGATGCGACTGACCCGCAGGCATTGAACGCCGACGCACTGGCCCTGTTCAATCAAGGCCTGAAAGAGTTGAAGGCCGGCCGCGAGCGCGAAGGCGCGGAGCTGGCACGCCTGATCAACGAGCGCCTGACTTCCATTGAAGAAGACGTAGTGACCCTGCGTGAACTGGTGCCACAGATGCTCGCCACCCAACGCCAGAAAGTCCTCGACCGCTTCAACGACATGAAAGCCGAGCTGGACCCGCAGCGCCTCGAACAGGAAATGGTCATGCTCGCGCAAAAGAGCGATGTGGCCGAAGAACTGGATCGCCTGAGCACCCACATCATCGAAGTGCGCCGGGTACTGAAGTCCGGCGGCGCTGCCGGGCGCCGCCTGGACTTCCTGATGCAGGAACTCAACCGCGAAGCCAACACACTGGGCTCCAAGGCCTTCGACCCGCGCAGCACCCAAGCCGCCGTCAACCTCAAGGTGTTGATCGAGCAGATGCGTGAACAAGTGCAGAATATTGAGTAAGGCAACCCCGACATGACCCACAGCACCGGCACTCTGTACATTATTTCCGCGCCATCGGGCGCGGGCAAAAGCAGCCTGGTCAAGGCTTTGACCGACGCCATACCGGAAATTCGCGTTTCGGTTTCGCACACCACCCGCGCCATGCGTCCGGGCGAAGTGGACGGCGTGAACTATCACTTCGTGACCCGCGAAGAGTTTGTGAAGATGGGCGAGCATGGCGACTTCCTCGAACGCGCCGAAGTCTTCGGCAACTTCTACGGTACCTCGCAAAGCCGCCTGCAGCAGACGCTGGACGAAGGTCACGACCTGATTCTGGAAATCGACTGGCAAGGCGCCGAGCAAGTGCGCAAGTTGATGCCGCAAGCACGCTCGATCTTTATCCTGCCGCCATCGCTTCAAGCCCTGCACCAGCGCCTGACCAACCGCGGTCAGGACAGCGACGAGATCATTGACGGCCGGATGCGCGAAGCGGTCAGCGAGATGAGTCACTATGTCGAGTACGACTACCTGATCATCAACGACGATTTTGCTCACGCACTGGACGATCTGAAGGCGATTTTCCGCGCCAATCAACTCCAACAGAAACGCCAGCAGGTACGTTTCGGCAAATTGCTTGCCGAATTGCTCGGTTAATCAGCACTTCCCAAAACGCCTGCAAGCGCTTTACATTGGAGCTTGCAGCGCGTTGAAGGGCTTGGTCAAAAAATCAGCGCTTCCCTAATCGCTGGTGATTTTTTAAACTGTTGAGTCCGCTCGCCCAACCGGGCAGCGCGCATATTGCATTCGCTCCGAGGAATACCATGGCCCGCGTAACCGTTGAAGACTGCCTGAACCACGTGGAAAACCGTTTTGAGCTGGTCATGCTCTCTACCAAACGTGCCCGTCAACTGGCCACCGGCGGCAAAGAGCCACTGGTTCAGTGGGAAAACGACAAGCCTACCGTTGTTGCCCTGCGTGAAATCGCTGAAGGCCTGATGAGCTACGAGTTCATCGCCAACGCTGAGATCGTCGAAGACGAACCGCTGTTCGCAGCGTTCGAGGACGAGTCCAACGAGGCCGTCTAAGCCTATGCCTGGTCGACGTAGCACGGCGCGGGATCACAGCTTACGGCAGGAATTATCATGCCGAGCATAGACGCCCTCGCCGATCGCTTATCGACCTACCTCGGCAACGACCAGGTCAACCTGGTCCGCCGAGCGTATTTCTACGCCGAACAAGCCCATGACGGTCAGCGCCGTCGCAGCGGCGAGGCGTATGTCACGCATCCTCTTGCGGTGGCGAATATTCTTGCCGACATGCACATGGACCATCAGAGTCTGATGGCCGCGATGCTGCATGACGTGATCGAAGACACCGGTATCGCCAAAGAAGCGCTGCAAGCGCAGTTCGGTGAAACCGTGGCCGAACTGGTCGATGGGGTCAGCAAACTGACCCAGATGAATTTCGAGACCAAGGCCGAAGCCCAAGCCGAAAACTTCCAGAAAATGGCCATGGCCATGGCGCGCGACATTCGCGTGATCCTGGTCAAGCTTGCCGACCGCCTGCACAACATGCGCACGCTGGAAGTGCTGTCCGGCGAAAAACGCCGCCGGATCGCCAAGGAAACCCTCGAAATCTATGCGCCCATCGCCAACCGGCTGGGCATGCATGCGATCCGCATCGAATTCGAAGACCTCGGCTTCAAGGCCATGCACCCGATGCGTTCCGCGCGGATCTACCAGGCGGTCAAACGCGCCCGGGGCAATCGCAAGGAAATCGTCAACAAGATCGAAGAATCCCTCGGCCATTGCCTCGCCATCGACGGCATCCAGGGCGAAGTCAGCGGTCGCCAGAAACACCTCTACGGCATCTACAAGAAAATGCGCGGCAAGCGTCGGGCCTTCAACGAGATCATGGACGTCTACGCGTTCCGGATCATCGTCGACAAGGTCGATACCTGCTACCGCGTGCTGGGCGCTGTACATAATTTGTACAAACCGTTGCCGGGGCGCTTCAAGGATTACATCGCGATCCCCAAGGCCAACGGCTATCAGTCGCTGCATACCACGCTGTTCGGCATGCACGGCGTACCGATCGAGATTCAGATCCGTACCCGCGAAATGGAAGAGATGGCCAACAACGGCATCGCCGCCCATTGGCTGTACAAATCCAGCGGTGACGAACAGCCGAAAGGCACTCACGCCCGCGCCCGTCAGTGGGTAAAAGGCGTGCTGGAAATGCAGCAACGCGCCGGCAACTCGCTGGAATTCATCGAGAGCGTGAAGATCGACCTGTTCCCGGACGAGGTCTACGTGTTCACGCCAAAAGGCCGGATCATGGAGCTGCCGAAAGGCTCCACGGCGGTCGACTTTGCCTACGCGGTGCACACCGACGTTGGCAACAGCTGCATTGCCTGCCGGATCAACCGTCGTCTCGCGCCGCTGTCCGAACCGCTGCAAAGCGGCTCCACGGTCGAGATCGTCAGCGCCCCCGGCGCCCGACCGAATCCGGCATGGCTCAATTTCGTCGTCACCGGCAAGGCGCGCACGCACATCCGCCATGCGCTGAAACTGCAACGTCGCTCCGAGTCCATCAGCCTCGGCGAACGCCTGCTGAACAAGGTGCTCAACGGTTTCGACAGTTCGCTGGAGAAGATCCCGGCCGAACGCGTCAAAGCCATGCTCACCGAGTACCGCCTCGAACTGATCGAAGACTTGCTCGAAGACATTGGCCTCGGCAACCGCATGGCTTACGTCGTTGCCCGACGGCTGCTCGGCGAAGGCGAACAGTTGCCAAGCCCGGAAGGACCGCTGGCCATTCGCGGTACCGAAGGTCTGGTATTGAGCTACGCCAAGTGCTGCACGCCGATCCCGGGCGACCCGATCGTC
This region of Pseudomonas sp. R84 genomic DNA includes:
- a CDS encoding YicC/YloC family endoribonuclease, with translation MVHSMTAFARVEKAGAQGTLSWELRSVNSRYLEPHLRLPESFRDLEGAVREALRQGLSRGKLECTLRFTEESTGKTLQVDRERAAQLVAAAETIAGLIKNPAALNPLEVLAWPGVLVGDATDPQALNADALALFNQGLKELKAGREREGAELARLINERLTSIEEDVVTLRELVPQMLATQRQKVLDRFNDMKAELDPQRLEQEMVMLAQKSDVAEELDRLSTHIIEVRRVLKSGGAAGRRLDFLMQELNREANTLGSKAFDPRSTQAAVNLKVLIEQMREQVQNIE
- the gmk gene encoding guanylate kinase — protein: MTHSTGTLYIISAPSGAGKSSLVKALTDAIPEIRVSVSHTTRAMRPGEVDGVNYHFVTREEFVKMGEHGDFLERAEVFGNFYGTSQSRLQQTLDEGHDLILEIDWQGAEQVRKLMPQARSIFILPPSLQALHQRLTNRGQDSDEIIDGRMREAVSEMSHYVEYDYLIINDDFAHALDDLKAIFRANQLQQKRQQVRFGKLLAELLG
- the rpoZ gene encoding DNA-directed RNA polymerase subunit omega, with the protein product MARVTVEDCLNHVENRFELVMLSTKRARQLATGGKEPLVQWENDKPTVVALREIAEGLMSYEFIANAEIVEDEPLFAAFEDESNEAV
- the spoT gene encoding bifunctional GTP diphosphokinase/guanosine-3',5'-bis pyrophosphate 3'-pyrophosphohydrolase; this encodes MPSIDALADRLSTYLGNDQVNLVRRAYFYAEQAHDGQRRRSGEAYVTHPLAVANILADMHMDHQSLMAAMLHDVIEDTGIAKEALQAQFGETVAELVDGVSKLTQMNFETKAEAQAENFQKMAMAMARDIRVILVKLADRLHNMRTLEVLSGEKRRRIAKETLEIYAPIANRLGMHAIRIEFEDLGFKAMHPMRSARIYQAVKRARGNRKEIVNKIEESLGHCLAIDGIQGEVSGRQKHLYGIYKKMRGKRRAFNEIMDVYAFRIIVDKVDTCYRVLGAVHNLYKPLPGRFKDYIAIPKANGYQSLHTTLFGMHGVPIEIQIRTREMEEMANNGIAAHWLYKSSGDEQPKGTHARARQWVKGVLEMQQRAGNSLEFIESVKIDLFPDEVYVFTPKGRIMELPKGSTAVDFAYAVHTDVGNSCIACRINRRLAPLSEPLQSGSTVEIVSAPGARPNPAWLNFVVTGKARTHIRHALKLQRRSESISLGERLLNKVLNGFDSSLEKIPAERVKAMLTEYRLELIEDLLEDIGLGNRMAYVVARRLLGEGEQLPSPEGPLAIRGTEGLVLSYAKCCTPIPGDPIVGHLSAGKGMVVHLDNCRNISEIRHNPEKCIQLSWAKDVTGEFNVELRVELEHQRGLIALLASSVNAADGNIEKISMDERDGRISVVQLVVSVHDRVHLARVIKKLRALTGVIRITRMRA